GTTCCTGCGCATCCCCCTGCTGCGGGTCCTCCTCCTCACCTCCAGGGCCATCGTGGACCGGGTCACCCGGCTGAAGCTGGCCGTCAAGGGCGAGTTCGGCCCGGAGCTCATCGAGCGCCTGAGCCAGCACCTCCAGGTCCCCAAGAACTATATGTTCATCGGCACCCCGGGGGACCACTTCCCCCACCGCCTGGAGTCCCTGGGGGGCGTACGGCTCATCCTCTGAGAGAGGGTGCCCACGGGTAGAATGGGGGGATGGGACTTGAACTGCTCGCCCCCGCCCGCAACGCCGAACAGGGCATCCTCGCCCTGCGCTGCGGGGCGGACGCGATCTACATGGGCGGCGCCCGCTTCGGGGCCCGCCAAGCCGTCGGCAACGACGCCGCCGCCTTCGCCGAGCTGACCCGGGAGGCCCGTCTCTGGGGCGCCAAGGTCTACGCCACCCTCAACACCGTGCTCTTCGACTCGGAGCTGGAGGAGGCCCGCCGCCAAGCCTGGGCCCTCTTTGAAGCCGGGGTGGACGCCTTCATCATCCAGGACATGGCTTGGCTGGAGCTGGACCTGCCCCCTCTGCCCCTCCACGCCAGCACCCAGGCCGCCTGCGACAGCCCGGAGAAGGTGGCCTTCCTGGCCAGCGCGGGTCTGAGCCGCGCCATCCTGGCCCGGGAGCTGAGCCTGGACGAGATCCGGGCCATCCACCAGGCCGCCGACATTGAGCTGGAGGCCTTTGTCTACGGCGCCCTCTGCGTGGGCGAGAGCGGCCACTGCTACCTGAGCGGCTCCATCTGCGGGCGCAGCGGCAACCGGGGCGAGTGCGCCCAGCCCTGCCGCTCCACCTGGACCCTCCTGGACGCCTCCGGCAAGCCCCTCATCAAGGAGCGCCACCTCCTCAACATCAAGGACCTGGACCTCTCGGAGCACCTGGAGTCCCTGGCGGATACGGGGGTCTGCAGCTTCAAGATCGAAGGCCGCCTCAAGGACGCCGACTACGTGAAAAACGTGGTCAGCCACCTGCGCCGCCGCATGGATGCCCTGTTGAAGCGCCGTCCAGAGTTCGGAAGAGCCTCCCTGGGCACCGTGAGCCACGGCTTCAGCCCGGACCCCGCCAAGACCTTCCAGCGGGGGCTCTCGGACTACCGCATCGAGGGTCGGCGCCAGTCCATGGGCATCCTCGAAGGGGGCCGCCACCTGGGCGAGCCCGTGGGCACCGTGATGTCCGTGAAGGCAGACCGCCTGGTGCTGGACGCCCCCGCGGACCTGCACCCCGGGGATGGCCTGGCCTTCACCGAGGGGGGCCGCATGGCGGGCACCGTGGTGAACGCCGTGGAGGGCCGTCAGGTCTTCGTCCAGGACCCATCGAAGATCCGCCCCGGCACCCGGCTCCACCGCAACCTGGACCACGCCTGGCTCAAGGCCCTGCGAGGGGCCAAGGTGGAGCGGCGAATCTCCCTCAGCGCCATCCTGGACTGCAGCGGGACCGAAGTGCGCCTCCGCCTCCAGGACCCCACGGGCCTCCAGGCTGAAGCCACTCTCGAAGGCCCCTTTGAGGGGCCCAAGGATGAAGGAGCCAACGCCACCGCCCAGCGGGAAGCCCTGGGACGCCTGGGGGGGACGCCCTTCAGCCTGGAGGACCTGAGCATCCAGGGCAGTGTCTTCATCCCGGTGGCCCGCCTCAACGCCCTGCGCCGGGAGGCCACCGCCGCCCTGGAGGCCCTGCGGGTGGCGCCCCACCCCCGGGAGGAACGGCGGGCCGTGACCCAGCTCGGCCCCCTGCCCGAGACGGGCCTGGGCTTCACCTGGAACATCGCCAACCGTGCGGCCCGGGCCTTCTACGAGAAGGCGGGGGGCCAGGTGCTGGAGGGGGCCGCCGAGCTCCAGGCGGACCTCACGGGCCGGGTGCTGATGACCACCCGCCACTGCCTGCGCTTCGAGATGGGCTGGTGCGCTGTGCACCCCAACCCCGACCCCTGGAAGCGCATGGCCGAGCCCAAGGGCCCCCTCTTCATCGAGAACGGCGCGACCCGGCTGGAGTGCCGCTTCGACTGCGCCCGCTGCCGCATGGAGCTGGTGCTCTGCAGCCGGAAGTCCTCATGAGCTGGGATGTGATCGTGGTGGGGGGCGGCCCCGCGGGGCTCCTCGCAGCGGGACGCGCCGCCCAGCTGGGGGCCCGCACCCTCCTGCTGGAGAAGATGGAGAAGCCGGGGCGCAAGCTGCGCATCACCGGCAAGGGCCGCTGCAACCTCACCAACATGAAGCCCCTGGAGGAGCACCTCCAGGAGATCCAGCCGGAGCCCCGCTTTCTGCGCCAGGCCTACGGGGCCTTCTTCGCCCAGGACCTGGTGGACCTCCTGGCCGGGGTGGGCCTGGAGACCACCGTGGAGCGGGGAGCCCGGGTCTTTCCCACCAGCGGGAAGGCCTGGGATGCAGCCGAGGCCCTGGTCGCCTGGGCCCGGCAACAGGGCACCGAGCTCCGCTGCCAGAGCCCGGTGGAGGCCCTGCTCCTGGACGGAGACCCTATCCGGGGCGTGCGCGCCGAGGGCCGGGAGCTGGAGGCCGCCGCCGTCATCCTTGCCACCGGGGGGCTCTCCTACCCCCTTACGGGCTCGACAGGGGATGGTTACGGCTTCGCCCGTTCTGCCGGGCACACCATCACACCGTTGCGCCCCTCCCTGGTGGCCCTGGAGACCCGCCCTGCCTGGCCCGCCGCCCAAGGGCAGGGCCTTCGCAACATCGAGCTGAGCCTCTGGATCGAGGGCAGGAAGCAGGCGACGGAGTTCGGGGAGGCCACCTTCACAGAGAAGGGCCTGGATGGCCCCACGGTACTGCGGGTGAGCCGGAGGGTGGTGGATGCCCTGGCCGCCGGGTGCAGGGTGGAGCTGAGCCTGGACCTCAAGCCTGCCCTGGACCCCGACAAGCTGGATGCCCGCCTCCTGCGCGAGATCAGCGAGCGCAAGGGACAGAAGCTGGGTGACCTGCTGCGCGGCTTCCTGCCGCCCCCCCTGGTGCTCCCCTTCGCCCAGGCACTTGGCCTGGGCCCCTCCGCCCCCCTGGATCGCATCACGGCCCCTCTCCGGAAGAGGCTGGTGCATCTCCTGAAGGAACTGCGCTTCGAGGCCAAGGGCCACGGCAGCTGGGAGCGGGCTGTCGTCACCGCCGGGGGCGTCTCCCTCAAGGAGATCCACCCCGCCACCCTGGCCTCCCGCAAGGTGGCGGGGCTCTTCTTCGCCGGAGAGCTGCTGGACCTGGACGCCAACACCGGCGGCTACAACCTCCAGATCGCCTTCAGCACCGGCTGGTTGGCAGGGGAGGCGGCGGCGAAGGCCGCCCTCACCTCCCGCGGCGCCTAAACCAGGGAGGACCTGCCATGCGTAGACCAGCCGCCGTCCCGGCGACCCCTGATGGAGAGTCCATGAAGTCCCTGCCAGCTGCCCTCACCCTCCTCACGACCACGGCCCTGGCGGCTCAAAGCAGCCTTCCGGTACCCGTGACCCGGAAGGGGGATGTGGTGGACGACTACTTTGGCACCAAGGTGGCCGACCCCTACCGCTGGCTGGAGGATGACAACAGCGCCGAAACCAGGGCCTGGGTGAAGGCCCAGAACAAGGTAACGGATGCCTACCTCGCAGGCATTCCGGAGCGGAAGGCCATCCAGGCTCGCATGACCGCCCTCTGGAACTACGAAAAGTTCAGCGCCCCCTCCAAGAAGGGGAATCGCTATTTCTACAGCCACAACACGGGGCTCCAGAGCCAGAACGTGATCTTCGTGACCGAGGATCCCAAGGCCCCCGGACGGGTCCTGCTGGACCCCAACACCCTCAGCAAGGAGGGCACCGTGGCCCTCTCGGGCCTGAGCCTTACGGAGGATGGGCGCCTCCTGGCCTATGCCATCTCCGTGGCCGGTTCCGACTGGCAGACCTGGAAGGTCAGGGACGTGGCCACGGGCCAGGATCTCCCTGATGAGGTGAACTGGGCCAAGTCCAGCGGGGCCGCCTGGCTGAAGAATGGCAGTGGTTTCTTCTACAGCCGCTATGACGCGCCGAAGGAGGGGGACGCCCTCAAGGGCATCAACCAGAACCACCAGGTCTTCTTCCACAGACTGGGCACCCCCCAGGCTCAGGACCGCCTGGTCTACGCCCGCCCGGACCAGCCCGAGTGGTACCTCCACGCGGGGGTCACGGATGACGGCCGCTGGCTGGTCATCACCGCCGCCAAGGGCACCGATCCGAGAACCTCCGTCTTCCTGCAGGACCTGGACCAGCCGGGAGCCGGGGTAGAGCCCTTTCTGACAACCATGGATGCGTCCTACGAAGTCGAGGACAACGAGGGGGACACCTTCTTCGTGCGCACGGATAAGGATGCCCCCCGCTACCGTCTCCTGGCCATCCCGCGGGAGCACCCGGAGCCCGCCGCATGGCGAGAGATTCTGCCCCAGGGGCGGAACCGGGATGTGCTCCAGGGGGTCTCCTTCACCGGAGGACGCCTGGTGGCCACCTGGATGAGGGATGCCCACTCTGCCATCGAGTTCTATGACCGGGCTGGGCACTTCCAGTCGGAGCTGAAGCTCCCCACCCTGGGCAGCGCCGGGGGCTTCGGGGGCAAGCGGGATGAGATGGAGGCCTTCTACACCTTCACCTCCTTCGCCCAGCCCCCCACCATCTACCGCTATGACTTCCGCACCGGGAAGAGCGAGGTCTTCCGGGAGTCCAGGGTGGCCTTCGACCCGGGGGCCTATGAAACCGAACAGGTCTTCTACCCCAGCAAGGACGGCACGAAGATCCCCCTGTTCCTGGTGCATCGCAAGGGGCTGAAGCTGGATGGGCAGAACCCCACCCTGCTTTACGGCTACGGCGGCTTCAACATCTCCCTCACCCCCTCCTTCTCCGTCCCCACCCTGGTCTGGCTGGAGATGGGCGGTGTCTACGCCATGGCGAACCTGCGGGGGGGCGGCGAGTACGGCATGGACTGGTACAACGCCGGGCGCCTGGACAAGAAGCAGAATGTCTTCGATGACTTCATCGCCGCCGGGGAGTGGCTCGTCGCCAAGGGCTATACCTCTACTCCCCGCCTAGCCATCCAGGGAGGCTCCAATGGTGGACTCCTGGTAGGGGCCTGCCTCACCCAGCGCCCGGAGCTCTGGGGCGCGGCCCTGCCCGCGGTGGGGGTCATGGATATGCTGCGCTTCCACAAGTTCACCCTGGGATGGGGCTGGAAGAGCGACTACGGCAGCAGCGAGACCCAGGCGGGCTTCAACACCCTCATCAAGTACAGCCCCCTGCAGAACATCCACCCGGGCACAAAGTATCCCCCCACTCTGGTGAGCACCAGCGACCACGACGACCGGGTGGTACCCGCCCACAGCCACAAGTTCACGGCCACCCTCCAGGCGGCCCAGGGCGGCAGCGCCCCCATCCTCACCCGAATCGAGACCAACGCGGGGCATGGCGCGGGCAAACCGACAGCCATGCTCATCGCCGAGCGGGCGGACCTCTGGACCTTCCTCCTCAAGAACCTGGGCTTCAGCCTGCCCATGGGCTTCGGAAGCCAGACCCATTTATCCCCGCGCTGATGGATCCGCTCCCATGGAGCACAATCTGGACCATCCCCCTCAGGCCCTTCGCCCGCTCTGCTCCTTCCTGTACCCGAGTTCCGAAGTCCTGGCCGGGGATCGGCGGCTTTTCAGGGAATACCGAAAGAAGAGGGACCGCCTGTTGTAAAGTGTTTCCAAAGCCCCCCTCCCCTCTTCCATGGAAGCCCATTGCCGCGGATCCTCCGAGCCCTCGCTCTGTGCATGACCCTGGCCATCTGCGTCACGGGCGGAGCCGCCAACAGGATCCGCATCGGCTTCTCCATGGCCTCCTTCCCCGATGTGGCTTCCCAGGATGCCCGATCGGCCCTGGACATCTGGAACCAGGAGCTCAACACCCGGTACCGCTCCTATGGCGAGATCACCACGACTCTCTACCCCTCTGCGGAAGCCATGGCTGCGGAACTGGACAGGGGCGGCCTGGACCTGCTCATCCTGGCCACCGTGGACTATCTGCGGTTGGAGGACAGACTGGACGCGGATCTGGGATTCTTGGCCACCCGGGGTTCCCTGGGCTTTGACCGATTCCTTCTGGTGGCCCGCCAGGAGACGAAGGGTGGAGGTCTCCAGAGCCTGCGGGGGAGCCGCTTCACGTACGTCAGGCAGGAGGAGGTGGGAC
The sequence above is drawn from the uncultured Holophaga sp. genome and encodes:
- a CDS encoding PhnD/SsuA/transferrin family substrate-binding protein is translated as MPRILRALALCMTLAICVTGGAANRIRIGFSMASFPDVASQDARSALDIWNQELNTRYRSYGEITTTLYPSAEAMAAELDRGGLDLLILATVDYLRLEDRLDADLGFLATRGSLGFDRFLLVARQETKGGGLQSLRGSRFTYVRQEEVGLLYLNHALLTQHAPEMDRFFASTKPVAKSSLALNSVYFGQADLCLVTESAYRTMTTMNPAFGRRTRIIQTSSQFPTSVSLFRRDYPMAMRNRIVEMVNALRTYPRGAQLLALFRVTGVQPGEKAMLAELRRIFRDYRQMKGRLL
- a CDS encoding prolyl oligopeptidase family serine peptidase produces the protein MKSLPAALTLLTTTALAAQSSLPVPVTRKGDVVDDYFGTKVADPYRWLEDDNSAETRAWVKAQNKVTDAYLAGIPERKAIQARMTALWNYEKFSAPSKKGNRYFYSHNTGLQSQNVIFVTEDPKAPGRVLLDPNTLSKEGTVALSGLSLTEDGRLLAYAISVAGSDWQTWKVRDVATGQDLPDEVNWAKSSGAAWLKNGSGFFYSRYDAPKEGDALKGINQNHQVFFHRLGTPQAQDRLVYARPDQPEWYLHAGVTDDGRWLVITAAKGTDPRTSVFLQDLDQPGAGVEPFLTTMDASYEVEDNEGDTFFVRTDKDAPRYRLLAIPREHPEPAAWREILPQGRNRDVLQGVSFTGGRLVATWMRDAHSAIEFYDRAGHFQSELKLPTLGSAGGFGGKRDEMEAFYTFTSFAQPPTIYRYDFRTGKSEVFRESRVAFDPGAYETEQVFYPSKDGTKIPLFLVHRKGLKLDGQNPTLLYGYGGFNISLTPSFSVPTLVWLEMGGVYAMANLRGGGEYGMDWYNAGRLDKKQNVFDDFIAAGEWLVAKGYTSTPRLAIQGGSNGGLLVGACLTQRPELWGAALPAVGVMDMLRFHKFTLGWGWKSDYGSSETQAGFNTLIKYSPLQNIHPGTKYPPTLVSTSDHDDRVVPAHSHKFTATLQAAQGGSAPILTRIETNAGHGAGKPTAMLIAERADLWTFLLKNLGFSLPMGFGSQTHLSPR
- a CDS encoding U32 family peptidase, which gives rise to MGLELLAPARNAEQGILALRCGADAIYMGGARFGARQAVGNDAAAFAELTREARLWGAKVYATLNTVLFDSELEEARRQAWALFEAGVDAFIIQDMAWLELDLPPLPLHASTQAACDSPEKVAFLASAGLSRAILARELSLDEIRAIHQAADIELEAFVYGALCVGESGHCYLSGSICGRSGNRGECAQPCRSTWTLLDASGKPLIKERHLLNIKDLDLSEHLESLADTGVCSFKIEGRLKDADYVKNVVSHLRRRMDALLKRRPEFGRASLGTVSHGFSPDPAKTFQRGLSDYRIEGRRQSMGILEGGRHLGEPVGTVMSVKADRLVLDAPADLHPGDGLAFTEGGRMAGTVVNAVEGRQVFVQDPSKIRPGTRLHRNLDHAWLKALRGAKVERRISLSAILDCSGTEVRLRLQDPTGLQAEATLEGPFEGPKDEGANATAQREALGRLGGTPFSLEDLSIQGSVFIPVARLNALRREATAALEALRVAPHPREERRAVTQLGPLPETGLGFTWNIANRAARAFYEKAGGQVLEGAAELQADLTGRVLMTTRHCLRFEMGWCAVHPNPDPWKRMAEPKGPLFIENGATRLECRFDCARCRMELVLCSRKSS
- a CDS encoding NAD(P)/FAD-dependent oxidoreductase; this encodes MSWDVIVVGGGPAGLLAAGRAAQLGARTLLLEKMEKPGRKLRITGKGRCNLTNMKPLEEHLQEIQPEPRFLRQAYGAFFAQDLVDLLAGVGLETTVERGARVFPTSGKAWDAAEALVAWARQQGTELRCQSPVEALLLDGDPIRGVRAEGRELEAAAVILATGGLSYPLTGSTGDGYGFARSAGHTITPLRPSLVALETRPAWPAAQGQGLRNIELSLWIEGRKQATEFGEATFTEKGLDGPTVLRVSRRVVDALAAGCRVELSLDLKPALDPDKLDARLLREISERKGQKLGDLLRGFLPPPLVLPFAQALGLGPSAPLDRITAPLRKRLVHLLKELRFEAKGHGSWERAVVTAGGVSLKEIHPATLASRKVAGLFFAGELLDLDANTGGYNLQIAFSTGWLAGEAAAKAALTSRGA